One window from the genome of Balaenoptera musculus isolate JJ_BM4_2016_0621 chromosome 3, mBalMus1.pri.v3, whole genome shotgun sequence encodes:
- the ECSIT gene encoding evolutionarily conserved signaling intermediate in Toll pathway, mitochondrial isoform X1, producing MSWAQGILLARGLSRGWGGICSTALTGVPFSQGPPQAPRGLHCSTAAHNPDSSLVPRPPEPPRGPVKALAPHVELFRQAPDGVRDKASFVQAVQNFTQYNVHKRGHVDFIYLALRKMREYGVERDLAVYNLLLDIFPKEVFRPRNIFHSIFLHYPRQQECGIAVLEQMENHGVMPNKETEFLLIQIFGRKSHPMLKFVRMKLWFTRFKNIDPFPISRDLPQDPVDLASLALRHMEPDLSARVTVYQMPLSKDSRDATDPTEPHIIGIQSPDQQAALAHHDPARPIFVEGPFSLWLRDKCVYYHILRADLLPPEEREVEEIPEEWNLYYPMQLDLAYGRSSWDDYEFNINEVEEGPVFAICMAGAHDQATLAKWIQGLQETNPALDRIPVVFRLSGSSGELLASSSGLEEPPLTPPEGQEEEENNQQRQQQSQS from the exons GGGCCGCCCCAGGCCCCGCGGGGCCTCCACTGCAGCACAGCCGCCCACAACCCTGATTCGTCGCTGGTCCCACGCCCACCCGAACCCCCGAGGGGGCCGGTCAAGGCCCTGGCACCCCACGTGGAGCTGTTTAGGCAGGCGCCAGATGGGGTGCGGGACAAGGCGAGCTTCGTGCAGGCGGTGCAGAACTTTACGCAGTACAACGTGCACAAGCGGGGCCACGTTGACTTCATCTACCTGGCCCTGCGCAAGATGCGGGAGTACGGCGTCGAGCGGGACCTGGCCGTCTACAACCTGCTGCTCGACATCTTCCCCAAGGAGGTCTTCCGGCCTCGCAACATCTTCCACAGCATCTTCCTCCACTACCCACGGCAGCAGGAGTGCGGGATCGCTGTCCTGGAGCAGATGGAGAACCACG GGGTGATGCCCAACAAGGAGACGGAGTTCCTGCTCATTCAGATATTTGGACGCAAAAGCCACCCCATGCTCAAGTTCGTGCGCATGAAGCTGTGGTTCACCCGCTTCAAGAATATCGACCCCTTCCCCATATCCCGGGACCTGCCCCAGGACCCAGTGGACCTGGCCAGTTTGGCCCTGCGGCACATGGAGCCCGACCTCAGCGCCAGGGTCACCGTCTATCAG ATGCCTTTGTCCAAAGACTCCAGAGATGCCACGGATCCCACGGAGCCCCACATCATAG GAATCCAGAGTCCTGATCAGCAGGCCGCCCTGGCCCACCACGACCCAGCCCGCCCGATCTTCGTTGAGGGTCCCTTCTCCCTGTGGCTTCGAGACAAATGCGTCTATTACCACATCCTCAGAGCTGACTTGCTGCCCCCTGAGGAAAGG GAAGTGGAGGAGATTCCAGAGGAGTGGAACCTCTACTACCCAATGCAGCTAGACCTGGCCTACGGGAGGAGCAGCTGGGATGACTACGAGTTTAACATCAATGAAG TGGAGGAAGGCCCTGTCTTCGCCATATGCATGGCGGGTGCCCATGACCAGGCCACGCTGGCCAAGTGGATCCAGGGCCTGCAGGAGACCAACCCAGCCCTGGACCGCATCCCAGTTGTCTTCCGCTTGTCAGGGTCCTCCGGGGAGCTGCTGGCATCCTCCTCAGGGCTGGAGGAGCCACCCCTGACCCCACCCGAgggccaggaagaagaggaaaacaatCAGCAGCGACAGCAGCAGAGCCAGAGCTGA
- the ECSIT gene encoding evolutionarily conserved signaling intermediate in Toll pathway, mitochondrial isoform X2 codes for MSWAQGILLARGLSRGWGGICSTALTGVPFSQGPPQAPRGLHCSTAAHNPDSSLVPRPPEPPRGPVKALAPHVELFRQAPDGVRDKASFVQAVQNFTQYNVHKRGHVDFIYLALRKMREYGVERDLAVYNLLLDIFPKEVFRPRNIFHSIFLHYPRQQECGIAVLEQMENHGVMPNKETEFLLIQIFGRKSHPMLKFVRMKLWFTRFKNIDPFPISRDLPQDPVDLASLALRHMEPDLSARVTVYQMPLSKDSRDATDPTEPHIIGIQSPDQQAALAHHDPARPIFVEGPFSLWLRDKCVYYHILRADLLPPEERLDLAYGRSSWDDYEFNINEVEEGPVFAICMAGAHDQATLAKWIQGLQETNPALDRIPVVFRLSGSSGELLASSSGLEEPPLTPPEGQEEEENNQQRQQQSQS; via the exons GGGCCGCCCCAGGCCCCGCGGGGCCTCCACTGCAGCACAGCCGCCCACAACCCTGATTCGTCGCTGGTCCCACGCCCACCCGAACCCCCGAGGGGGCCGGTCAAGGCCCTGGCACCCCACGTGGAGCTGTTTAGGCAGGCGCCAGATGGGGTGCGGGACAAGGCGAGCTTCGTGCAGGCGGTGCAGAACTTTACGCAGTACAACGTGCACAAGCGGGGCCACGTTGACTTCATCTACCTGGCCCTGCGCAAGATGCGGGAGTACGGCGTCGAGCGGGACCTGGCCGTCTACAACCTGCTGCTCGACATCTTCCCCAAGGAGGTCTTCCGGCCTCGCAACATCTTCCACAGCATCTTCCTCCACTACCCACGGCAGCAGGAGTGCGGGATCGCTGTCCTGGAGCAGATGGAGAACCACG GGGTGATGCCCAACAAGGAGACGGAGTTCCTGCTCATTCAGATATTTGGACGCAAAAGCCACCCCATGCTCAAGTTCGTGCGCATGAAGCTGTGGTTCACCCGCTTCAAGAATATCGACCCCTTCCCCATATCCCGGGACCTGCCCCAGGACCCAGTGGACCTGGCCAGTTTGGCCCTGCGGCACATGGAGCCCGACCTCAGCGCCAGGGTCACCGTCTATCAG ATGCCTTTGTCCAAAGACTCCAGAGATGCCACGGATCCCACGGAGCCCCACATCATAG GAATCCAGAGTCCTGATCAGCAGGCCGCCCTGGCCCACCACGACCCAGCCCGCCCGATCTTCGTTGAGGGTCCCTTCTCCCTGTGGCTTCGAGACAAATGCGTCTATTACCACATCCTCAGAGCTGACTTGCTGCCCCCTGAGGAAAGG CTAGACCTGGCCTACGGGAGGAGCAGCTGGGATGACTACGAGTTTAACATCAATGAAG TGGAGGAAGGCCCTGTCTTCGCCATATGCATGGCGGGTGCCCATGACCAGGCCACGCTGGCCAAGTGGATCCAGGGCCTGCAGGAGACCAACCCAGCCCTGGACCGCATCCCAGTTGTCTTCCGCTTGTCAGGGTCCTCCGGGGAGCTGCTGGCATCCTCCTCAGGGCTGGAGGAGCCACCCCTGACCCCACCCGAgggccaggaagaagaggaaaacaatCAGCAGCGACAGCAGCAGAGCCAGAGCTGA